The following proteins come from a genomic window of Triticum aestivum cultivar Chinese Spring chromosome 6A, IWGSC CS RefSeq v2.1, whole genome shotgun sequence:
- the LOC123130931 gene encoding uncharacterized protein: protein MLKERQRSIVLRRKFSVASIPSAARRVRQVSGDDKKARARPIFFVSANTVKMSAGGGATPYLKRDTFAGLWMAAAFLAACGICRKPLAGEDAYIYRGKFAFCSDECRELYIKWKRVCSLRSRKKAPSNKSGSSKGSCGGPG from the exons ATGCTCAAGGAGCGGCAGAGGAGCATTGTGCTGCGCCGGAAGTTCAGCGTGGCGTCCATTCCGTCGGCGGCGAGGCGGGTGCGCCAGGTGAGCGGCGACGACAAGAaggcacgcgcgcggccgatcttTTTTGTGTCGGCTAACACCGTGAAGATGAGCGCTGGAGGCGGCGCCACCCCCTATCTAAAGAGGGACACCTTTGCCGGGCTGTGGATGGCGGCAGCGTTCCTGGCGGCCTGCGGCATCTGCCGCAAACCCCTCGCCGGCGAAGACGCCTACATTTACAG GGGCAAATTTGCATTCTGCAGTGATGAGTGCAGGGAGCTGTACATCAAATGGAAAAGGGTGTGCTCCCTCAGATCCCGCAAGAAGGCCCCGTCGAACAAGTCCGGCAGCAGCAAGGGCTCGTGCGGCGGGCCAGGCTAA